CAGCAGTGATTGTCTGATTCGTACCTATAGTTTTCCTTTCTCGTGGAATATCCAAAGACGAATTTCTAAGTTGTCTCGACAGCTGATTGATTTTGTTAGCTCGACTGTTGGAACCAAACGCCATTGTAAATATTAGCTTTCTCTACCCAACTGAGTTTCTAGGGATATAGTTGATATTGCTAGTAATGATGTATATATACTGGTTTATGAATATTTTAGACAGTTCATAATCCCTAATATAATTCTGAAAATCATTTTGTGTACGTAAGAAAGGATAGAAAAACGGAAATCATAACTAGAATCTGCATGGGTATGATTCTCATTTATGATACAAGCGTAATTCCGATTGTTGATATAATTGGAGCGGGTAATTGGAAGAATatttattgaaattgttgtagaaggTAGTGATTGGTGGGAGTAATAACAGAAAGTTTGACATAACTGATTGGTGCTGAAGTTACGGACAAGACATTGCCATAGGAGGGAGTTTatgattttgaaatttgaaatttggaAACTTGAGATGCTCTTCCTGATGAACAAGAGAATCTTCATATTTGGATATATTAATTTTTCTTGTGACATTGGATATCACTATTCTACTAGTAAAGATCATCACAACAAGGATGATTTGCACCACTGCTTTCCATACCACTGATTTCTGTTTAGAAACAAGCATTCCGAATTCCGTACCACTGGATTACCCATAAATGACGAAGATGGAGATCTGCACATAAGAGAGCTACCACCTcgtgaagaaaaaaatgattagATTTatgagaagagaaaagaaaaagaaataaaaatttagaaaaatTTTAAGATTTATAAACTAACATAGTATTTAAGAACTAAAGAGTATGAGAACCTACTGGctctaaaagaaagaaaaaaatggataATTCCACAATATCCAAAATTTAAGAAACCGAAGATAGCATCTTCATTAGATTTAAAATTAGAGAAGAATGATTAAAACATGAAAAGATTATCTAAACTAAAAGAGATCAAACCGTAGTTCAGGAATATAGTTGAGACATGAAATCCCCCTATGTTGTTGATCTGCATTATTGTGCCACTTACTTGTTTCAAATGGTGTTTTATaaagttcaaaaattttccaTTTCTCACACTTGTTTCAAACTCCTCGAGAGAGTTTCCAAGCAAAAGAGAAAAAGATGGAGATAGCGGATCTCCTTATCTTAGACCCCTTGAAAGTTTGAAGAAGTTCCCAGGATAGCCATTCACTGAGACAACTAGATTGGTGGGGGAGATACATTGACGGATGAGACTGCACCATTTGCCACTAAGgataagtcctatgggctagattgagctgctagattggcagttaagtgttgcaattcaaaaaaaatgTGGCCTAAAAGTTAACACTAATTCTCTTTCCTAGCATGTGCTCGCAGtccaactagcagcgagattgaagtgCTGAATGGTTTAGCGTTTAAAAAGTGATCTTAATTCAGCGCTTacaaaaatcacacggatcacAAAAACCCCAGCCGATTGTCAACTCGTTTGCTCTTCCGCATTTTCAAAGATGCTTCATTGAATGCTCCCATTTTTAATAGCGCGACATTCTGATTTTTGGTATAAGAATCTGGACCCATACGCACAACAATCAAACTAGAGACACAAGCAAACAAAACACAGTTTGTGTCAACCACAAGACCGATCACAAACTCCCCGGATCTTTCAACAGAAATCCTCTGTTTTACTTCTCTCAATACATTAAAACTCCATTTGGTGTTACACATAATAATTAAAAACTAGACCCAAAAAATAAAGTTTCAaaatttatccaaaaataaaattatcatCTGCTTCTTTAGTAATTATGCGTCAGTAAGTAACTAAATTCTTCTTCTAATGcatcaatatcatcatcatcatcaccaatcctcaaaaatccttgagaattttacGAACTTGTTCAAGTGTAACAAAAAGAACAACAGTAAATGGACCTTGTCTGGAGATAGTAGGAATAAATCCCTTATAAAGAGCCATGGGTCCTTCAGCCTTGATAGTTTTCACAGCACAATCTAATGCTCCTGTATAAGGAGGGGCAACTCCAGGTTCAACTCTCATATTCATAACCCTTGTTTTAATGACATCAATTGGATTTGATGCAACTGCAGCAACAAAACCAGCACTGAAACTAGCTGTAATATGTGTACCAAGTCCATCTTTCATTATACCCTTTTCTAATATCAATTCTTTAAATTGATCATACGATGCTAATTGTGATGCTGTTACTACCATTGCTCGATTCACTGTCAATGATGACCCTCTCCATAAGCTAGTAATTCCCTCTTGTTTCGTCATTTGAGTTATCGCGTCAACTGCACTTTTGTAGTTTCGGCGCTGAGCCAAAGGAAGTCGGCCATCAGCTTGCATACGAACCATAGCGACATCCGCAGGGTTCCCCACAGCCGCGCCAATTCCACCAGCAATAAGTCCGGCTGAAATTTTCCGCAAAAGTGGCATGTTGCCAGAATTCGGGTCGGTCCATTTCTGTTTGAGAATGTCGTACAAACCCATTCTGGTAGTGGAATAGAGCGTTTGGCGGAGTACCGTGGCTGATACACCTGAGAATAGTGCCGGAATTCCTTCAGTCTGGAAGATTTTGATTCCtacagagatgggtcccacgagtgctggtggtggtggtaatggagcGTGCACGGCGGTTGTTGCGGCGGCGGATGAAGCATTCAGAGCAAAAGCTGGACGGAGATGAGCAGCTTGGATTTGGGATGTTGCTGTTGGGACGATAGATTCGCCTTGAAGCTGCATTCGGACTTTGATTAGGTCGAGTGGGTGAGTTGAACATCCAGCAATGATGGAAGCAATGCCTCCTTCAACAAATCCTTTCGCACCCATTCTTGATTTTCTTTCGATTTGAAGGGAAAATTCGAAAATCTGAAATCGAATTAGGGTTCGTCGATTTCGGTGGAAAACAAGAGATGAGAATGGAGATTACAAGCTATGGAAGAAGAGTGGGGAACGTTGGATCTCTGAGACatgtaaagttagggttttggtggtGTTGCAGAAGTGTTGAAGCGGAAGCGAATTTATAgtgggagaagaagagaagaaaaggaaagaaacGGAAATGTGGAATTttagggcctgtttggtacagttttgaaaaacagttttcaaaaatagttttccactgttttaaaaacatacccttttttccttgttttcattttctaaaaattgtttggtaaactgtttttgaaaacaaggaaaaccaactaaatcagatcaaatgtaaagattcgtctaagagatagtgatattagccatgactcacttgcagtcattccccatctcttactttgttctaaaaagaagaaaagaataaagaaaagaaaaaaagagaaaacacagaaaacaataatttgttgttttcatttttttgtttttaaaaagagaaaacagatagaaaacattttctgaaaatgtccttaccaaacgcgttttctcctgttttctgttttctctgtttttaaaaacagaaaactgtttttgaaaactataccaaacaggaccttAGGTTTTACTAGGGAAGTGCCGCTCGGAGGAAAGTGGGTGTATAGATTCCATAGAACCAGCCAACCTAGACTAGACTGTACGCGTCTTTGGGGGCTTCTAGTGTACAGTATTTGACTAAAGACCAGTTGCTGATGTTTGGGTCAACTTCTGATGATGCTATTGACCTACGTTTAAACGTGTATCAGTCAAAACTGCCACATTGATAATCCATGTTACATGGGTGCAAACAGCTTTTCCAATGGGAAGTGTacgaaaaataaacaaacatccAATTTATGTGAGAGTAAGGGCTATGGAGTGAGGGTTCACATTCAATATGAATGAGTTTCACTGTATTTGATTAAATTAGGTGTTGTTATGGAGTGAGAACATCCACTCATTCAAAAAAATCACTCACGCACTCACTGAAACAAGTGAGTAGTCTAAAGTCTTCACTAAGCGGTTGAAGTTTAGCCGTTTGGGAAAAAAGACCTTGAGCGGCTACAGATTTGCCTTCCCAAGCAttcttttagtttttttgtttatttaaaactctaaaaaatgGGTTCCACatgaattttattaataaaaaactcTAAATGTACCCAAAACGGTTAAAGATATGCCGagtaattttcttcttcttgagcggCTAATGATTGGCCTCTTAGCCTATTTTCTATTCATTTCACAGTGCAAAAACCACTCTTTCACCCAGTCTCTCACTGGATTTGGCAGTGAATGAGTGCAAAACACACTcattccatagcccttgctctaagagtaaatcttatggtggaatccaagccaTTCCAAATGTGGAAAAACTGTGGAATGTCTAGTCTAGTGGTTTCCAACTTGGGgtattccacagaaaatccaagcagtgTTCCATGATTTCGTGGGGTGGTCCGTGAAATCCATGATAGTGCTAATCAGATTAGCGTAAAACGTTATTCAGAATAGCGCACTAGAAGACGGAAAGCGCTAATCGGATTAGCACACTAGAAGACGAAAAGCGCTAATCAAAATAGCACTcaacgctattcagaatagcgtttttttttatccgtagatttacaATGAGCCATTGAAAATCTAATGGCCGAGAAAAAAACGCACTAATCATAATAGCGTTTTTGAGCGCTATTCTGACTAGCGCTCAACGCTATTAAGATTAGCACTTTTGttgttccaccactacacttgcgctttcatccacaattccaaatgttgaggtggcgtagaagatggaagatgaaactcttccaccataagacttgctctaatccCAATTTCTTAAATCAGTGTGAAGATAACATGGATTAATTATTGGTAGACATTCTCGATGTGAATGTCTAGTTCTAGGCATTCACATTCAAGAAATCAACCCATCGTAGTAAGCTTTTTCTTAACTAAAATTAATTCAAATTGTTTATACCATGAGTAATTTCTGGACGCAAACACAAACATATTAAATAACTATTTTTGACTATAATAAatcttaaaattattaaaaataaaatgcatatttaattaaaaaaaattcacaAACAACACGATTGAAGATGAATATATTTTGCCCCCGATTTTTTTTTACTGTGAATGAGGATGTCTTATTAGTGTTGCCATCTAGGAAACACATATACCAATCATTGGAGAAGTTGCATCTCGGAGTTTTCTGCACATGATACACTTGAAGAACctcaatcctttttttttcttttttcattgtgCCAATTAGATTGATATATTACCGAAGAACCAAACAACACAAACAaaacatacaagtagaagaaactAACAAAAGGATAGCAAAGAATGTAGCCTTCCCATAACTAAAGAATATTCTTCGTAATAAGAGGCTCAGACCAGGGGCTGAACGAAGGGTTGACTAATCGTGGCTCTAGTCCTCCCTAAAATCCTTATAGTTTTATCAGAACccccaaaaattcatattatatTCCGCATTTAGTCCACTTTGTGTTTAGTATTTAGTTCTCTAGGTCCAActtttttataaaattttaatCTAACCCTCCTTAATCTTAATTTTTGGCTCCATCGCTGGCTCAGACAACGTAATATTATCACTGTTTTCTTCTGTTGAACCAGATGTACACCGAGAAGTTAGGGGTTTGTATGTTGTTTGTCGAGCAAACTCTAGTGTGAGAGAATTGGATCCCACTTTAACACATCACATAACTCAATGATAAAACACCTTCTCAAAACATCATTGGATTCTCTCTTAAAATTTTATTCAGGGTATTGCTCGATTAGTTTAGAATCACTCAAAATACATACTAAGATCATAGAATCAATACAAATTGCTTGATATTTGGAAGTATTTCATTACAGCCTTTAGAATTGCTTGGCCTATACCAAGTACGTTGCTTTAATTATTTGAAACTTGGACAATTAATGTATTGCGTGGTAAAGGAAGACATGTCTGGGAAATATTGCACTATGCGATTTGTTGGGTTTTGTGGAAGGAAAGGAATGGGAGAGTCTTTGGAGGTCGTCACAAGGGTGTGCAAGAAAGTATTGATTTGGTTAAACAATTGATAGTTTCATGGTCATGCGATAGTGATACTTTCAAGTATGTTGATCCTAGTCTTATTTGGAGTAATTGGAAAACTCTAATGTGTATGTAATTTGTAGACCTTGGTTTGATCCTTGgctctattttttctttttaatatatacTTCTCTTTCGGAAAAACAAAATACAAATCACACTCATACATGCACTATTAACGTGGGTTAACAAATGCTTGAATATCTAACTTTAGGGCTAAAATTGCTAACGTTAACAAAGTCGGGAGTCGGGACCCCAAGTCACTAATCGTATTGTAGCAATTTGTAGGGGTAAGATCGGAaggattttggtttttaaagcaGGGGTTGGCTGCGACTTATAAGAAAGAGGTTAACTATTGGTTGGGATAACTGCTAAGTTTCTAACTAAAATAATGGGAACTAATTTGGTTCCTACACGACGAAACTGCCAGCCGTAGTCTTATTTCATCAACTTGAGTCACTTGACAACTTGGCAATTACTCACTAAAGTTGGCATATGGTGCAGGTTCACAGCTACTGCGGTAATAGTAACATGTCGGATTGAGAAAGGTGGGTTTTTATTGACTCGGTCTTTAGTTCAACTTGACCATATACAAAGTCGTATGGGATTTAAAATAGTCCAAGTTGGCGAGCTTTAAATTGAAGGCTAAAAACCAAGTTGGCAACCTTTAAATTGAAGGCTAAAAATCACATGATCTCCCTTTTCCCCCTCTAGTAACCTTAATAGTTTATACAGTTCAATCATCTACATTCTAGTTCGACTTAATTTTGGTCATCCAAATAGTCAACCTTGAAATGTCATTAGTCAACGGAAACGACTTATTCAATATGCCAGTATCTAAACAAAATGAAATTTTCATTAGCCAAAATTCAAAAGAATAGGTTGATTCTAAAGTTTGTAAGTTAACATTCCCTTACACAACCTAGTCAAGTATGGACATGATTCCTATAACTTGGCTAGAAATTATCCTCTTGGCAGCTGATCAAAAAGCCTTGAACTCTTTGGCTACCAAGTCTTTCCTACTAATTTTTCAAATATTGGCGTgcctctaaaaaaaaaatccaagaaaTTACAATGTGTACTTTAACCAAATTATGCTTTTCGTATTACTGAGGTAGTTTAAGCACCAGATTTTGTGGATGCAAATTTTTTGTTGGGAATTGAAGCACTTGAGTTTGGAATGGAATGAGTTGTCAGTACTAGTTTACAGTCCTATGCAGCTCCCGCATCCACATCCAACTTAGGTAGCGTTACCTCTTTTGAATTGTCTTGCCTACTTGGTGGTTCGGCCAGCTTAATTGCAGCACTTTAAAGAGAATGTTACGTTGTGCAAAATTAGGCATAAAGTTCTATCACCGTAAAAAATAATGTGTACGTTGCACATCAAGTTCCGCCAAAATATGTGTATATGGGCACATTAAGTTCAGCCATCCCCACCAAACTACAAGAAATGGAAGGTCCTTGTTTCAAAAACCACATACCTGACTGAGAAAAACACAAGTACTAAATAAGATAATTATATAGTGTAATTGTAGAGCTCAGAATCCTGCTTCACCCAACAAATCCCAAGGCAGAAACATAATTTCAAGCATAAAACTGAAGCCAAACACCATTTAACCACAAACTACCAAGATACTGTTGTAATTAAGATTGTACGAAAATATTTTTGTGGATAGTTACCGTTTACCAACATTCAACCCCATCTTTTACTTTACGCTTAAAACTTCAATCTCAAAAATCAGGGGTGAGTTGGCTTCGATTCCCCATGCTGGAAATCCACTTGCACCATAAGCATAATCAGGAGTGCACTGAAATAAGCAAATCCATGCATTCACTCGTCAGGGGAAATTTAAGAAGGCATTGGTTAAACAATTACAAAGAGAAAATTTCCCTCACAAAAGCATGAAACCAGAAATTGTTACCTGGAGACGAGCAACTTCTCCTACTTGCATACCCATAACACCTTCATCCCACCCTACATTGGAAGACAAGAGCCAACTTTAATGGATGCATCCAAGCATACAGTATTTGTTTTTACACACCATAATACATATCTACAAGAACACAGcatttcggcatgccaaacacatCAAAATAATAGAGTTCAACGCAAAAATTAAGTATCCCATAACATCAACGATGCACACGAATTTTTAAGCCTCGATAGAGAGATTCCCTTTTAGGTAATCAAGTGTCATCAGTTTTACAAAATCCATCTTCAACATAATTGTGGTTCATTTTCTGGGTTCCAGTGTTCAGTTTGTAATGGATAGCCTAGTTGGGCTTTTGGATTTTCTTTGGGCCTGACCATCGAATATCCATAGTTTCATCACAGTATTCAGTATGTTACGTCGAGAAGAAGACATAAAGCTCATCAACTGTTGTTTTAGGTATTAGTCTAAAGGGTTCCTTCTTTTCTATATTGACTTCAATTCAGCTTTTATACGATGACAACATCTGTTTACCTATAACCATAACACACAACTGCTACCATAAAGATTTCACCCACATAAAGTTAACATTACTCAACAATCCCATTTCATACAACCACTCTACTCACTAGTAAATTGCCTAATTATGACATTATGCTGGAACATCAGCGAACTGGACTGTTAGTAAAGAATGTGGATATGCATGTTTTGTCACAAccatttaatgagtttaatcatcCAATTTGAAAAGGTTTGGATGTTTGTCCATAGTGGGAGAATGTTAGATTTGGTCCAAGGACCATGACCCAACAGGATTGAACTGTAGAGATATAGCCAGTTCAACTCTCCACCGCCTCATATTTTTGTTCCACAAACTTACAATGTAGGATTTGGGCCATGGATTGTGGCCGGCAACTAACATTCTCCAACTTGGCCATATAACCCAGGACAAACACTACTATTCAATAATTTTGCATGCAAAGTGCAAATTATTCAGTTAATAGGGTTTGGGACAAAACACATGCGCGCAAGAATCCAATTCATCTGCATTTGACTACCATTGTCACAAACAAATGACCTACTTAATCTTTTATGCCTTCAAACATTTTTTTATCATCATAGCCATTGACAGTAAATGCAGCAGGTTTatcagtaaaaaaaaatcaaatgctTATTAATTCGTGGACATCATAAGTAAACATGACATACTTTGTTTTTGTTGAGAAACTAAACATCTTAACAGATTCACTGTGCATATGCAAATTTGCAAGCATATGAACTTGAAAAAAAATAACACTTCACACCCATTCAAGTATATTGAGAAAAATATAAGTTTGCTGAAAAGAGAATCAAGATGTGAAAAGCTATGCTACACCAGATATCATTAAGAAACAGACAGAGCACAATGAATGAAGTATGTCGAATGCAGTAAGTAATATGTGCCACTTTTCTAGCAtgtcaaaacaaataaaaataaaaaagtgacATATAGAGTAAAGTTACCTTTTATAACCAAACCATGGCCAATCTTAAATGTGAAAGGAGTTTGCCCAGGATCTTTTGTGCTAATAAAAAGAAGTAACCAAGTCATATTAGGAAATCAAAGATATCATAGAACTTAATGAATCTTTAGTTAAAACCAGGAAAGGTAGCAATTCTAACCTCCAAAATTTTGCACTCATATCGCGGTTCTTACCTgcaatagataaaaaaaaataagactCGCATTTCATACAGTAAAGATGGGTGGGAAACCAAAAATGTCCTCACAGGTTAAGCTTTAACAAACCCAAAAAACACAATACACATACATGTCATGATTTTCTTAGAGACTCTCAATCCACAATTCCACATCCCTTAATTAATCACTTATCAATTTGTCAGACCAAAATCATCATGCAGGAGACTGAAGCCAACACCCAACAACCCATTACTGCAAATAATTTTTATGCTCCAATAATGCTTTTATATTCATCGATCAAGGAGAAGCCTAAACGCTATctaacagaaaagaaaaagaaagctaaaAGGAGTAAAAATGCTTTAGATTAAGATGCCAAGGACCCTAAACCGGAAATTAAATCCTCGGATATTACTACCAGAAAGACTTTGATAATAAAAGATCAGATATGCACTAACTCTTTGACATCCGAGTCTTCTgattattacaagaaactaaaCCCTTCTTCTCCAAGCTTTTTCCTATCGATGCTTTAGTGGAATTTATTTTCCCACCTTAATAAAGACCATAAATCCTTTGGCACTAGATAGCTCTAAGAGGTTTAACAGTTAAAGTACCCCTAAAACCTGAATCAGCCTCACACATAAAGACAACACAAACCTAAAAGGATAATAACTCAACAACAATTAACTCCATTGACTAAACTAGTTGAATGCATGCACATcgtggatttttttttgtttcttttaaatatttggtgctggcgagtttcaaactcaggtcactggtatcatcatccAGTAACTTTACCACTGTTTTACAATGACTCATGCACATCGTGGATTGCCACGGTTTATACACCATTCATGACATACATGTCTAAATCAAACTCTCCCCAGATCACATCAATCAGCTCAATGTAAGGTATAGGAAATATGAGATGGGACATCATGGTAACTTAAAAATGTGGCATGCAGAAAAAACCTTTGACAGCATACTCGAAGCATCGCTGCAAAGGGTAGAGCTCAATTCAGCAATCTAGTTTTCAATGTTGCCCAATTCATTAATTACCCAAAACATAAACACACAAACACCACCTTCATCCTCAAATCCATATTCCTTTCTCAATCCTGAGTTTTAGATTTCTAGCGATTGACACATAAAcagtttaaaaccctaaaataagaTCATATCCCACAAATTTCAACTGGATCCAAACAAATAAACAATAACCATAACAACTACACAGTCCGAGTACGAATTAATCAAAATCTATCTGAACcagaaacaaacaaaacaaagagATAGAATTAGGGTTTAGTAATGCTACCAAATCCAGTGCAGTGTACAGTGACAGTCTGACCAGCGACGGGTTTTGGACCATTGCCTGCTCTCAATAGTTCCTTCTCGATTCCCATCTTCTTTCCGACTTGTTTGCTTTGATCGCTTTCTTCACTGTAATTTCTTTTTAGTCGAGTATCGCGGCTACTGGCGACTGCCTTCTTTATATTATCTCGATTCGTGCGTGACTGTGAAGCTATAATCTGGTGTACGTGGAGCATTCGTTTCACCGCATAAAACTTTTAAGATCCACGGATACCTTGGGCTTGATATATGAGAAATTTAAGCGCAGGCCCAAgcaattaatatttttattcaggcccacaattaattttaggtaccgtgacaccaataattatatgaaattttgaaaaacgtctgcataacaggttatgtatcaggggtataattgacaacgcaacttggatataacatatctaaagaattgcgtcttggaattttacaaattttatatcgttggaaatcttttcaagagagctacacaacgagtacaaacaacaatatcaaatttttgttactCACGAAAAAAATTGGAGGTGGTCATCATTTTAGGAAattttttcgaaaacttgatactccctccgttcttttttaatatgtaggctggtttctataaatagatgtttcaaaaaaataggttggtttcctaattgggaaagtcaaatgttactttagttttctgggaccacttttctcttaacttcttttgatgacaagtgtcatgtggaccatttcatttacttcttttgctgacaagtatcATGGGAACCATtttacttcacttcttttattgacaagtgtgatgaggaccactttcaatgattagttctcttaatttccttaattttctctaaaaacaaaaccacccTATTAAAAAAGAATGGAGGGAGtgcataaccattatgcaactaccaaaaaggatgcataacgcattatgcagacgcataacgaattatgcaaccattttctccactgcgtAACAAATTatacatctgcataacaaagttatgcatctataacaagttatgtagccattgtattttctcgatgcataaaaaatagacgcataatgcattatgcatctattttctcgatgcataaaaaattgttcaacaattttttcgatgcataatgcattatgcaaccgtattttcggatgcataacaggttatggctctattttcgcgactgcataacatgttatgcagatattattgtaggtgcatgaaaagttatgcagtctttttttACTGCtgctttcaatactaacaaataaTTTTATGCATAACGTGTAACACAACCATtatctggactgcataacaagttgtgcaacaatttttgtagatgcataacaggttatgcaaccaattccatagttgcataacaaattattcaaccattatgaccaacaacaacaccaataTATTTGTAGCTTTCCAACGAACAGCACCAGCTCCTCAAACTCATCTTATCCAATCATTATCCTTCATTTGTAGTTTCCAACTTTCTTGATGACGTCATCCCGGAGGCCGACTAAAAGACACACTTAAGTAAAAACATGATAATATAATACGGTTGGACCTAGGTTTAAGTAAAGACGTGATAATATAATACGATTGGACCTAGACTTacgtaagaaaaacaaaaaaaaatctaaaatcttGGATATGCCCTCATCTTAGGAGTTCATACTTCATAGTCCATAACCTCACATAGTGGGTCCACGATGCATTAAAATGTTGAAGCTTGACATCCGTAGATGGTGCCCACGTGCATGCCC
This is a stretch of genomic DNA from Papaver somniferum cultivar HN1 chromosome 1, ASM357369v1, whole genome shotgun sequence. It encodes these proteins:
- the LOC113296904 gene encoding mitochondrial uncoupling protein 5-like codes for the protein MGAKGFVEGGIASIIAGCSTHPLDLIKVRMQLQGESIVPTATSQIQAAHLRPAFALNASSAAATTAVHAPLPPPPALVGPISVGIKIFQTEGIPALFSGVSATVLRQTLYSTTRMGLYDILKQKWTDPNSGNMPLLRKISAGLIAGGIGAAVGNPADVAMVRMQADGRLPLAQRRNYKSAVDAITQMTKQEGITSLWRGSSLTVNRAMVVTASQLASYDQFKELILEKGIMKDGLGTHITASFSAGFVAAVASNPIDVIKTRVMNMRVEPGVAPPYTGALDCAVKTIKAEGPMALYKGFIPTISRQGPFTVVLFVTLEQVRKILKDF
- the LOC113296914 gene encoding peptidyl-prolyl cis-trans isomerase FKBP12-like, coding for MGIEKELLRAGNGPKPVAGQTVTVHCTGFGKNRDMSAKFWSTKDPGQTPFTFKIGHGLVIKGWDEGVMGMQVGEVARLQCTPDYAYGASGFPAWGIEANSPLIFEIEVLSVK